AGACCGCCGAAATCCAAAGCTTGCCCTCATCCTGATTCAGCTCGCCACGCCGGTTGAAGTAGTGCAACGCCTTGTCGGCGGAGTGGAGCGCCTCGTCGAACGACCGAAGCCCCGCCAGTGCCTCGGCCAGGCCGGCATGGCAGAACGCATCGAACCCGGCGTGATCGAACGCCTCCTCCGGCGGCATGGTATGCGAAATTTCCATCGCCCTGCGGCAATTCGCCGCCGCCTCGTCATACTCGCCCGCAACCAGCTGGCGTTGCGCATCCGAAAGCGCCAGATACGCCCCGACAACCTCTTTGAGTGGTTTCATAAGCAGATAACAGTAGTGAAAAAAAGATTCACGCTTTCTTCAATGATTCTTGATGATTCTTGCAGAAATCGTTAACAAATCTTGTAAAAAAGTTTAACAAAAATGAACCGCCCTGTCTTGCTAATGGTTTATTTTATAACTCATTGAGTGTAACAAAATAACTAACATTTCTGGCATCATGAAAGAGGTCATAACCTTCAAGTCGGGCAAGTTCATATTCTGCGACCAGTACGACAAGCCTCGCATCGAGAAGCTGCTCGTCGAGGCGTCAACCCTCAACTCCGCCATCAGCGATTTGCCGATTCTGCCAAAGTGGTCGTCACAGATCGATCCGGAGCTTCTGTACAGTTCAGTCGCCGGAACCGCCGCTATCGAAGGAAATTCTCTCAGCGCCGATGAGGTACGGGAACTCGACGATGGGAAAATACCCGATGCGGGCCACACGGCAAAGGACAGGCTCGAAATTACCAACCTCATCGGCGCATACCGGTGGCTCGACGA
The nucleotide sequence above comes from Chlorobaculum tepidum TLS. Encoded proteins:
- a CDS encoding tetratricopeptide repeat protein gives rise to the protein MKPLKEVVGAYLALSDAQRQLVAGEYDEAAANCRRAMEISHTMPPEEAFDHAGFDAFCHAGLAEALAGLRSFDEALHSADKALHYFNRRGELNQDEGKLWISAVYSRALALDGLGRGAEAMPEFKKVVEMIEERKGETPGKERMMEVAIDRIAQLGASNQQKKPGYKAWWEFWS